The Mangrovivirga cuniculi genomic sequence AAAAGTATAAAAATGTAATTGAGTATCATAAAAGGTGGTGCCCTAAACAGATTAACATTATAACGATAATAACTTATTTATAATTATGTTTTAACCATATTTTTTAAAACAGCAATTTGAACAGCCGATATTCCTGCAGTTTCTGTTCTTAGCCTGAATTCCCCTAATGTTACAGGCTTAAAACCATGATTTATCGCGTTATGGTATTCTTCTTTCGAAAAATCACCTTCAGGTCCTATTAGAATATCAGCATCTTCGTCAGCAAGAATCTCTTCATACAGGTGCACAGGCTGTTTTTCTTCCACATAGCAAATGAATTTTTGATGATTATCATTCTTGATTAGAATCTCAGAAAATTTCACCGGACCCTCAAGCTGTGGTAAATGATATCTTCCTGCTTGCTTTGCTGCTGAAATAATTTTTTTTTCTATTCTGTCCGTTTTGAACTTCTTCCTTTCGGTATTATCAGTCAAAACAATAGTTATCTTTCCCACGCCCAACTCTACAGCTTTTTCACTAAACCACTCCATTCTATCAGAGTTTTTAGTAGGAGCAATAATTATATTTATATCAGGAAGATCGTTTTTAAAATATTGTTGGTCAAGAATTGCTAATTCACAAGACTTTTTTGATGTACTTGTAATTTTGCAGGTATACAGATAACCTTTTCCATCCATTACATGAATTTCATCACCGGTAGTTTTTCTAAGTACTCGGACACAGTGAATGGCTTCCTGCTCCGGAAGTTTGCTATCAGTTTTAATTTCTGGATGATAAAATAACTGCATATTGGTATTAGACAACAGACATAAAAAAAGCCCCGAAGTACGGGGCTATAAATTTATAATAATATATCTATTATCGCTTACTCATTTCTACATAATCTCGAACATTTTCACCAGTATAGATCTGACGAGGACGACCAATTGGCTCGTTGTTCTCTCTCATCTCTAACCACTGAGATATCCAGCCCGGAAGACGTCCCATTGCAAACATTACAGTGAACATCTCTGTAGGGATTCCCATCGCTCTATAAATAATACCACTGTAGAAATCTACGTTAGGGAATAATTTTCTTTCGATGAAGTATTCATCTTTAAGAGCTGTTTCTTCCAGTTTTTTAGCAATTTCCAGAACGGGATCTTCAACACCAAGTTTAGCAAGTACTTCATCAGCATGCTTTTTGATGATCTTAGCTCTAGGATCGAAGTTTTTATAAACTCTGTGTCCAAAGCCCATCAGTCTGAATGGATCATTCTTATCTTTTGCTTTCTTAATGTATTTTTCAACATCACCGCCATCTTTTTTGATGTTGTCAAGCATTTCAATCACAGCCTGGTTAGCACCTCCGTGGAGTGGACCCCAAAGTGCGTTTACTCCTGCTGAAATTGAAGTATAAAGTGATGCATGACTTGAACCTACCATTCTTACAGTAGATGTAGAACAGTTTTGCTCATGGTCGGCATGTAAAATTAATAGTGTATCTAATGCATTACTTATAACTGGATCTACTTCATGTTTTTCTGCCGGTAGGGCAAACATCATTTTAAGGAAGTTTGAAACGTAGTCAAGAGTATTGTCCGGATAATTGACAGGATGTCCTACTTCATTTTTATATGCCCATGCAGCCATTGTAGGAAGTTTTGCCAACAACCTAACAATGCTCAGTTTAACGCCATCTATCGATCTGTTTGGATCTAAGCTTTCAGGGTAAAATGCCGTTAAAGAAGTAATTAAAGAAGATAAAACGCCCATTGGATGAGCATTTGAAGGAAAACCTTCTAAAATGCGTTTGATATCCTCGTGCACCATTGTATGCATTTTGATATCATAAATCCACTGATCGTA encodes the following:
- a CDS encoding 16S rRNA (uracil(1498)-N(3))-methyltransferase — protein: MQLFYHPEIKTDSKLPEQEAIHCVRVLRKTTGDEIHVMDGKGYLYTCKITSTSKKSCELAILDQQYFKNDLPDINIIIAPTKNSDRMEWFSEKAVELGVGKITIVLTDNTERKKFKTDRIEKKIISAAKQAGRYHLPQLEGPVKFSEILIKNDNHQKFICYVEEKQPVHLYEEILADEDADILIGPEGDFSKEEYHNAINHGFKPVTLGEFRLRTETAGISAVQIAVLKNMVKT
- a CDS encoding citrate synthase, with translation MSKSAEIIIEGKKYDLPVIEGTEGEKALDISKLRAQSGYITLDYGFKNTGSTTSKITFLNGEEGILRYRGYSIEDLCDKSNFLEVAYLLIYGKLPTAEEYDQWIYDIKMHTMVHEDIKRILEGFPSNAHPMGVLSSLITSLTAFYPESLDPNRSIDGVKLSIVRLLAKLPTMAAWAYKNEVGHPVNYPDNTLDYVSNFLKMMFALPAEKHEVDPVISNALDTLLILHADHEQNCSTSTVRMVGSSHASLYTSISAGVNALWGPLHGGANQAVIEMLDNIKKDGGDVEKYIKKAKDKNDPFRLMGFGHRVYKNFDPRAKIIKKHADEVLAKLGVEDPVLEIAKKLEETALKDEYFIERKLFPNVDFYSGIIYRAMGIPTEMFTVMFAMGRLPGWISQWLEMRENNEPIGRPRQIYTGENVRDYVEMSKR